A window of Rhododendron vialii isolate Sample 1 chromosome 13a, ASM3025357v1 contains these coding sequences:
- the LOC131313351 gene encoding E3 ubiquitin-protein ligase WAV3-like isoform X2 has product MNLCAICLDPLSYGTSTSPGQAVFTAQCSHAFHFACISSNVRHGNVTCPICRAHWTQLPRNLNPPCCNQSDPILQILDDSIATFRVHRRSFLRSARYNDDDPIEPDYTPNHPRLHFSLIPVTLAHHSCHQCSHQPLQVAQPSSYHSHGLVPLNHLSCSSSLLAAPPGGNHFAPTVKTPYLSNSGGRAYLAVTLAHQPATDLVLVASPNGPHLRLIKQSMALVVFSLRPIDRLAIVTYSSSAARVFPLKRMTSYGKRTALQVIDRLFYMGQADPIEGLKKGVKILRDCAHKNPRSCILHLSDSPTRSYHRIDTEISIPIHRFHVGFGFGTSNGFVMHEFEEFLTRVLGGVIKEIQLRIGEDARIVRLGELRGGEERRIPLILDESGHVCVEYSYIEGGVDECTRRGEIVVGIGDERERIEVTEASDGIPGRSSNVESLDYHDPYRARRWAKHLHGYRL; this is encoded by the coding sequence AATTTGTGTGCAATATGTTTAGATCCCCTGAGTTATGGCACAAGCACTAGCCCAGGACAAGCAGTATTCACAGCCCAGTGTTCTCATGCATTCCATTTTGCTTGCATCTCCTCCAACGTCCGCCATGGTAACGTCACATGCCCTATATGCCGAGCTCATTGGACGCAGCTTCCTCGCAACCTAAACCCACCTTGTTGCAACCAATCAGACCCCATTCTCCAAATACTTGATGACTCCATTGCCACTTTCCGGGTTCACAGACGATCCTTCTTACGCTCTGCCCGCTACAATGATGACGACCCTATTGAGCCTGACTACACCCCTAATCATCCCCGTCTACATTTCAGTTTAATACCAGTCACACTCGCTCATCACAGCTGTCACCAATGCTCACACCAACCCTTGCAAGTGGCACAGCCAAGTTCATACCATTCCCATGGCCTTGTACCACTAAATCACTTGAGCTGCTCTTCATCATTATTAGCAGCACCTCCTGGAGGAAACCACTTTGCACCAACTGTAAAAACTCCTTACTTGAGCAACTCCGGTGGTAGAGCTTATCTTGCTGTAACATTAGCCCATCAGCCGGCAACTGACTTGGTCTTAGTTGCAAGCCCCAACGGCCCTCACTTGAGACTTATAAAGCAATCCATGGCATTAGTGGTTTTCTCGCTTCGACCAATTGATCGTTTGGCGATTGTCACCTATTCATCTTCTGCAGCAAGGGTTTTCCCCCTCAAGCGAATGACATCCTATGGTAAGCGAACAGCGCTGCAAGTCATTGATCGCCTTTTCTACATGGGCCAAGCTGATCCAATTGAAGGGCTCAAGAAAGGGGTAAAGATACTCCGTGATTGCGCCCACAAAAACCCACGATCCTGCATTCTGCACCTATCAGACAGTCCAACAAGATCTTACCATCGGATTGATACAGAAATTTCCATTCCAATCCATAGGTTTCACGTAGGATTCGGCTTTGGCACCTCAAATGGTTTCGTCATGCACGAATTCGAAGAGTTCCTCACCAGAGTATTAGGAGGGGTAATCAAAGAAATCCAGTTGAGGATTGGGGAAGATGCTAGAATTGTGAGGCTTGGAGAACTTAGAGGTGGTGAGGAGAGAAGAATCCCGTTAATTTTAGACGAATCAGGACACGTATGCGTGGAATATAGCTATATCGAAGGCGGGGTTGATGAATGTACGAGGAGAGGGGAAATAGTGGTGGGCATAGGcgatgaaagagagagaattgaggTCACAGAAGCTTCTGATGGCATTCCTGGGAGAAGTAGCAATGTTGAAAGTTTGGATTACCATGACCCTTACCGGGCCAGAAGATGGGCTAAACATTTACACGGGTATAGGCTGTGA